The proteins below are encoded in one region of Streptomyces roseirectus:
- a CDS encoding SpoIIE family protein phosphatase: MNARLALLGTVGPGIPESEVFRLALQHAVAELGALGGTIHLRGLKSPLRLVSSTGLPEPLTRAWEMIDQNGPLAPARALHRGSGVWDPLPGDTTDPAWPGTGLAALPLYRGERSIGALTLLTGDAGQPTAAQWTYLRALVAWAEERMGQAPPPAPRPRTEQHARLRQALKEARVGSWDWDLTTGALLWDEAAMELYGTHPADFTGHIDSWIRVVHPDDLAPTLALAERAVREHEVFEAEYRVRKLDGGWGWTRTRGKATYRADGEPHRIIGMGWDSDDSRPGRDALGRALRHMSDGFVAVDDDWRITFANLEAERTLGLTEEELFGRTLWDVPAVRYVPGLEQRCRKAAAEDRPSEFDIHPNDTCRRYHLRLVPGPDGCTLYFTDVTEKRRLADERRAGERAASQRAARIAELTAALAKASTSKDVVEAVARRVLPPFAASGLLVQVIEDERLHNVGAVGYPERFLAEIEGRRRAPRDPSWDALTHGTPLFLSSVRELVERSPQLAGMPERAGKEAWAFLPLTASGHTFGICVVSFDRPRRLTDEERTLLATISALVAQALERARLYDAEHTRSRELQRSLLPDALPDLPACTTAARYLPAGEGMDVGGDWYDVIPLSGGQVALVVGDVMGHGLPEAVTMGRLRTAVHTLADLELPPDEIMGHLNDIVGAMGERSYVTCLYALYDSTNQTCSLVRAGHPPPALVHPDGTVHFPDTAVNPPLGAAKPPFESAELAVPEGSLLVLYTDGLVESATREVDQGMADLGGLLRAAHRDGSAADLEKLCDRITARLLPADQQAADDAAFLVARLHALPAEKIASWWLPDDPRAAGQARGHVRDQLAAWHLDDLIPTTELLVSELVGNVVRHARGPARLRLLHGTDLVCEVFDGSLTMPRIRRATDTDEGGRGLQLVTALAHRWGTRYTATGKCIWTEQPLTAPDFLPLFPEFDGDLDKLPFGDEDW, encoded by the coding sequence ATGAACGCGCGGTTGGCTTTGCTCGGCACGGTAGGCCCAGGCATCCCGGAGAGCGAAGTCTTCCGACTGGCCCTCCAGCACGCCGTGGCCGAGCTGGGCGCCCTCGGTGGCACCATCCACCTGCGCGGCCTCAAGTCCCCGCTGCGCCTGGTCTCCTCGACCGGCCTGCCCGAACCCCTCACCCGCGCCTGGGAGATGATCGACCAGAACGGGCCGCTCGCCCCGGCCCGCGCCCTGCACCGGGGCAGCGGCGTGTGGGACCCGCTGCCCGGCGACACCACCGACCCCGCCTGGCCCGGCACCGGCCTCGCCGCCCTCCCGCTGTACCGGGGCGAACGCAGCATCGGCGCGCTCACCCTCCTCACCGGCGACGCCGGACAGCCGACCGCCGCGCAGTGGACCTACCTGCGCGCCCTGGTCGCCTGGGCCGAGGAACGCATGGGCCAGGCCCCGCCGCCCGCTCCCCGCCCGCGCACCGAACAGCACGCCCGGCTGCGGCAGGCCCTCAAGGAGGCCCGCGTCGGCTCCTGGGACTGGGACCTCACCACCGGCGCGCTGCTGTGGGACGAGGCGGCGATGGAGCTGTACGGCACCCACCCCGCCGACTTCACCGGCCACATCGACAGCTGGATCCGCGTCGTCCACCCCGACGACCTCGCCCCCACCCTCGCCCTCGCCGAACGCGCCGTGCGCGAGCACGAGGTGTTCGAGGCCGAGTACCGGGTCCGCAAACTCGACGGCGGCTGGGGCTGGACCCGCACCCGCGGCAAGGCCACGTACCGCGCGGACGGCGAGCCGCACCGGATCATCGGCATGGGCTGGGACAGCGACGACTCCCGCCCCGGCCGCGACGCCCTCGGCCGCGCCCTGCGGCACATGAGCGACGGTTTCGTCGCCGTCGACGACGACTGGCGGATCACCTTCGCCAACCTGGAGGCCGAACGCACCCTCGGCCTCACCGAGGAGGAGCTGTTCGGGCGGACCCTGTGGGACGTCCCCGCCGTCCGGTACGTCCCCGGGCTCGAACAGCGCTGCCGCAAGGCCGCCGCCGAGGACAGACCCAGCGAGTTCGACATCCACCCCAATGACACGTGCCGCCGCTACCACCTGCGGCTCGTCCCCGGCCCCGACGGGTGCACGCTCTACTTCACCGACGTCACCGAGAAGCGCAGGCTGGCCGACGAACGCCGCGCGGGCGAACGCGCCGCCTCCCAACGGGCCGCCCGCATCGCCGAGCTGACGGCCGCGCTCGCCAAGGCCAGCACCTCGAAGGACGTCGTCGAGGCGGTCGCGCGCCGGGTGCTGCCCCCGTTCGCCGCCTCCGGGCTCCTCGTCCAGGTCATCGAGGACGAACGGCTGCACAACGTCGGCGCCGTCGGCTACCCCGAGCGGTTCCTCGCCGAGATCGAGGGGCGCCGCCGGGCACCGCGCGACCCGTCCTGGGACGCCCTCACCCACGGCACCCCGCTGTTCCTGTCCAGCGTCCGCGAACTCGTCGAACGCTCACCGCAGTTGGCGGGCATGCCGGAGCGGGCGGGCAAGGAGGCGTGGGCGTTCCTGCCGCTCACCGCGTCCGGGCACACCTTCGGGATCTGCGTCGTCTCCTTCGACCGGCCGCGCCGCCTCACCGACGAGGAACGCACCCTGCTCGCCACCATCAGCGCCCTCGTCGCCCAGGCCCTGGAACGCGCCCGCCTCTACGACGCCGAGCACACCCGGTCCCGCGAACTCCAGCGCAGCCTCCTGCCGGACGCGCTGCCCGACCTGCCCGCCTGCACGACCGCCGCCCGCTACCTGCCCGCCGGTGAGGGCATGGACGTCGGCGGCGACTGGTACGACGTGATCCCGCTGTCCGGCGGGCAGGTCGCCCTCGTCGTCGGCGACGTCATGGGACACGGGCTGCCGGAGGCCGTCACCATGGGGCGGCTGCGGACGGCCGTCCACACCCTCGCGGACCTCGAACTGCCGCCCGACGAGATCATGGGCCACCTCAACGACATCGTCGGCGCGATGGGCGAACGCTCCTACGTCACCTGCCTGTACGCCCTGTACGACTCGACGAACCAGACCTGTTCCCTCGTCCGCGCGGGGCATCCGCCGCCGGCGCTGGTCCACCCCGACGGGACCGTCCACTTCCCCGACACCGCCGTCAACCCGCCGCTCGGGGCCGCGAAGCCGCCCTTCGAGTCCGCCGAACTCGCCGTGCCCGAGGGGAGTCTGCTGGTCCTCTACACGGACGGGCTCGTGGAGTCCGCGACCCGCGAGGTCGACCAGGGGATGGCCGACCTCGGCGGGCTGCTGCGCGCCGCGCACCGCGACGGGAGCGCCGCCGACCTCGAAAAGCTCTGCGACAGGATCACCGCGCGGCTGCTGCCCGCCGACCAACAGGCCGCCGACGACGCCGCGTTCCTCGTCGCCCGCCTCCACGCGCTGCCCGCCGAGAAGATCGCCTCCTGGTGGCTCCCCGACGACCCGCGCGCCGCCGGCCAGGCCCGCGGACACGTCCGCGACCAACTCGCCGCCTGGCACCTCGACGACCTCATCCCCACCACCGAACTCCTCGTCAGCGAACTCGTCGGCAACGTCGTCCGCCACGCCCGCGGCCCCGCCCGCCTGCGTCTCCTGCACGGCACCGACCTCGTCTGCGAGGTCTTCGACGGCAGCCTCACCATGCCCCGCATCCGCCGCGCCACCGACACGGACGAAGGTGGACGCGGCCTCCAACTGGTCACCGCCCTCGCCCACCGCTGGGGCACCCGCTACACCGCCACCGGCAAGTGCATCTGGACCGAACAGCCCCTCACCGCCCCCGACTTCCTCCCCCTCTTCCCCGAATTCGACGGCGACCTGGACAAACTGCCGTTCGGCGACGAGGACTGGTAG
- a CDS encoding RpiB/LacA/LacB family sugar-phosphate isomerase has translation MRISASSDMDEPVARALVAELRRRGHDVITHGALREGADPQWAFCSEAAARDVAEGRAEQAVVCCWTGTGASLAANKVPGVRAALCGDAYTADGARRWNDANVLALGLRLTSEPVLKEILDAWFAAVPSGDEDDRLNVAHVNTLDGSGVSVTETDDALGGAA, from the coding sequence ATGCGTATCTCAGCCTCCTCCGACATGGACGAACCCGTCGCCCGCGCCCTCGTCGCCGAGCTGCGGCGGCGGGGCCACGACGTGATCACGCACGGCGCGCTGCGCGAGGGGGCCGACCCGCAGTGGGCGTTCTGCTCCGAGGCCGCCGCGCGGGATGTGGCCGAGGGGCGCGCCGAGCAGGCCGTCGTGTGCTGCTGGACCGGGACGGGGGCGTCCCTCGCCGCGAACAAGGTGCCCGGCGTCCGGGCCGCCCTGTGCGGCGACGCCTACACCGCCGACGGCGCCCGCCGCTGGAACGACGCCAACGTCCTCGCCCTCGGCCTGCGCCTGACCTCAGAACCGGTCCTGAAGGAGATCCTGGACGCCTGGTTCGCGGCCGTCCCGAGCGGCGACGAGGACGACCGCCTGAACGTCGCCCACGTCAACACCCTGGACGGCAGCGGCGTCAGCGTCACCGAGACGGACGACGCTCTCGGCGGGGCCGCCTGA
- a CDS encoding ATP-grasp domain-containing protein yields the protein MSRPRIALIADPTSPEGCREYLAEAAELLTGTPPVRIDSRHFERGGGGRGVRDGDRLRLQVPQEDLDLVPDVVVLYEIPPHRRAALADFQLLLERCGTVTLGTGPDAWRTATEKNLTVERFRRDGIAQMETAVLSRPTAAEARDAFERLGGDTWARPVVGTGGNDTFHVTTPDRLAEAVAYYAGLDTDWLLSKDAGNVTADGQRHQFRVFVLGGRIVHAREHLQPEDDTPCNTCQGATPVHLGPHGLPPRLAELAIAATASVGLPFAGVDLAVENGGVVFEVNVQPAFVDGELPLVAVPYIEAHLEALELAGGARPLQLRRGDRLPSR from the coding sequence GTGTCCCGACCCCGCATCGCCCTGATCGCCGACCCCACGTCGCCCGAAGGCTGCCGGGAATACCTCGCCGAGGCGGCCGAACTGCTCACCGGCACCCCGCCCGTCCGCATCGACTCCCGGCACTTCGAGCGGGGCGGCGGCGGACGGGGCGTACGCGACGGCGACCGGTTACGCCTCCAGGTCCCGCAGGAGGACCTGGACCTGGTCCCCGACGTCGTCGTCCTCTACGAGATCCCGCCGCACCGACGCGCCGCCCTCGCCGACTTCCAGCTCCTGCTGGAACGCTGCGGCACGGTCACCCTGGGCACCGGCCCCGACGCCTGGCGCACGGCGACGGAGAAGAACCTCACGGTGGAGCGCTTCCGGCGCGACGGCATCGCCCAGATGGAGACGGCCGTCCTGTCCCGCCCGACCGCCGCCGAGGCCCGGGACGCCTTCGAGCGCCTGGGCGGCGACACCTGGGCCCGCCCGGTCGTCGGCACCGGCGGCAACGACACCTTCCACGTCACGACCCCGGACCGGCTCGCGGAGGCCGTCGCCTACTATGCGGGCCTGGACACCGACTGGCTGCTGTCGAAGGACGCCGGGAACGTCACCGCCGACGGGCAGCGCCACCAGTTCCGCGTCTTCGTCCTCGGCGGCCGGATCGTGCACGCCCGTGAACACCTCCAGCCCGAGGACGACACCCCCTGCAACACCTGCCAGGGCGCGACGCCGGTCCACCTGGGCCCGCATGGCCTGCCGCCCCGCCTCGCCGAACTGGCGATCGCCGCGACGGCGTCCGTGGGCCTGCCGTTCGCCGGGGTGGACCTGGCGGTCGAGAACGGCGGCGTCGTCTTCGAGGTGAACGTGCAGCCCGCCTTCGTGGACGGCGAACTCCCGCTGGTGGCCGTCCCGTACATCGAGGCCCACCTCGAAGCCCTCGAACTGGCGGGCGGCGCACGGCCGTTGCAGCTCAGGCGGGGAGACAGGCTCCCGTCCCGGTGA
- a CDS encoding cellulase family glycosylhydrolase — MRTTAAARTTRALCRKVLAALLGALLLGALAPAAAQAATAPGVRATGLHISNGRLLESNGNDFVMRGVNHAHTWYPTRLNQSLADIKAFGANTVRVVLADGHRWTANTASDVANVIAQCKANRVICVLEVHDTTGYGEEAAAGTLDQAADYWIGLKSVLAGQEDYIAINIGNEPWGNTNPDGWTAPTIAAVKKLRAAGFQHLLMVDAPNWGQDWQGVMRANAQSVYAADTTGNLIFSIHMYSVFDTAAEITDYLNAFVAAKLPLLIGEFGGPADQYGDPDEDTMMATAQQLELGYLAWSWSGNTDPILDLALNFDKNNLSSWGQRIFNGANGIVSTSKEATIFGGGPGGDTQAPTAPGTPTASSVAANSVALTWAASSDNVGVSAYDVVRVNGGTETAAAASTTNSATVSGLSPATAYTFAVYARDAAGNRSTRSGTVNVTTGPPAPGQSCSVGYRAVGEWQGGFQGEIVIRNTDTTVVNGWTLGFSFADGQTISNMWGGTATQSAGAVTVKPANYTATIPAAGSVTVGFIANKGATNSAPASFTLNGTSCAKS, encoded by the coding sequence GTGAGAACAACAGCCGCAGCGAGAACAACCAGAGCCCTCTGCCGGAAAGTGCTGGCCGCCCTCCTCGGGGCGCTCCTGCTCGGCGCACTCGCCCCCGCAGCCGCCCAGGCGGCGACCGCGCCGGGCGTCAGGGCGACCGGCCTGCACATCAGCAACGGCCGCCTGCTGGAGTCCAATGGCAACGATTTCGTCATGCGCGGCGTCAACCACGCCCACACCTGGTACCCGACCCGCCTGAACCAGTCCCTCGCCGATATCAAGGCGTTCGGCGCCAACACCGTCCGCGTCGTCCTCGCCGACGGCCACCGCTGGACCGCCAACACCGCCTCCGACGTCGCGAACGTCATCGCCCAGTGCAAGGCCAACCGCGTCATCTGCGTCCTGGAGGTGCACGACACCACCGGCTACGGCGAGGAGGCCGCCGCCGGCACCCTCGACCAGGCCGCCGACTACTGGATCGGCCTCAAGAGCGTCCTCGCCGGACAAGAGGACTACATCGCCATCAACATCGGCAACGAGCCCTGGGGCAACACCAACCCCGACGGCTGGACCGCCCCCACCATCGCCGCCGTCAAGAAGCTCCGCGCGGCCGGATTCCAGCACCTCCTGATGGTCGACGCCCCCAACTGGGGCCAGGACTGGCAGGGCGTCATGCGCGCCAACGCCCAGTCCGTGTACGCCGCCGACACCACCGGCAACCTCATCTTCTCCATCCACATGTACAGCGTGTTCGACACGGCGGCCGAGATCACCGACTACCTGAACGCCTTCGTCGCAGCCAAACTCCCGCTCCTCATCGGCGAGTTCGGCGGCCCCGCCGACCAGTACGGCGACCCCGACGAGGACACGATGATGGCCACCGCCCAGCAGCTCGAACTGGGCTACCTGGCGTGGAGTTGGAGCGGCAACACCGATCCGATCCTCGACCTCGCCCTCAACTTCGACAAGAACAACCTGAGTTCCTGGGGTCAGCGGATCTTCAACGGCGCCAACGGCATCGTCAGCACCTCCAAGGAGGCGACGATCTTCGGCGGTGGTCCCGGCGGCGACACCCAGGCGCCGACCGCGCCCGGCACGCCCACGGCCTCCTCGGTGGCCGCCAACTCCGTGGCGCTGACCTGGGCCGCGTCCTCCGACAACGTTGGCGTGAGCGCTTACGACGTCGTCCGGGTGAACGGCGGCACGGAGACGGCAGCGGCCGCCTCCACCACCAACTCGGCGACCGTGTCCGGGCTCTCGCCGGCCACCGCGTACACGTTCGCGGTGTACGCGCGCGACGCCGCCGGCAACCGCTCCACCCGGTCCGGCACCGTGAACGTGACCACGGGCCCGCCCGCACCCGGCCAGTCCTGCTCCGTCGGCTACCGGGCGGTGGGGGAGTGGCAGGGCGGCTTCCAGGGCGAGATCGTCATCAGGAACACCGACACGACCGTCGTCAACGGCTGGACGCTCGGCTTCTCCTTCGCCGACGGGCAGACCATCAGCAACATGTGGGGCGGCACCGCCACCCAGTCCGCGGGCGCCGTCACCGTGAAGCCCGCCAATTACACCGCCACCATCCCGGCCGCCGGGTCGGTGACCGTCGGGTTCATCGCGAACAAGGGCGCCACGAACAGCGCTCCGGCCTCGTTCACCCTCAACGGGACGAGCTGCGCGAAGAGTTGA
- a CDS encoding sensor histidine kinase, with protein MARRLRAALLLPVLVTLVLGSIRVNASLQTWRDADDAVRVAELVRAASQYASDAINERDVSVVPLLNGERDAPVVVQARQVTDADAKAFTEAVERMPQEDRLIRRVALVRAGERQLPKVRAAAFTERTFGVQTEESYYAVQHPLMEMSNELGYGRSNQSSFGRSLYAISLTQAAESLIRSIGTHLLVGDRGKLGRGELAAQLTAFRSYAYLEQVALREYAAAGTPDDTTRLQQALATAQARGQERNAQAAAEAKAAGRAYVPPPTIATMIERISSGASADELAREGITAESFFASSTLGFDAYRSVQVQLVDSALANSMAIADSSRDDAILTGALVLAAILLAFVFAAWMARLTSRGMRSLSASAIDIAERQLPALLDQLSRNDPHTVDPRVAPIPITSTDEIGEVARAFDHVHREAAHLAAVQARLRGQVSAIFTNLSQRNQSLVERQLALIGELEDHETDPQQLENLFRLDHLATRVRRNGENLLVLGGDRPSQQWDRPLPLVDVVRAACSEVESYERIELAGIPDVGIGGPAVTDLVHLLAELLENATSFSSPKAPVRVLATRLPDGGVMVEIHDQGIGLRPEDFATINRKLADPPAPDETASQRMGLFVVSRLAHRHGVRVQLRPSAARSGTTSLVLLPATVTDQALPDSDTLTLRRTDTARGAVADPFSAYESWSDHTPADPAEKVEQVERPQLLARRRKKKAPAKAPAKAPTKD; from the coding sequence GTGGCCAGGCGGCTTCGGGCCGCGCTGCTGCTCCCGGTGCTCGTGACCCTGGTGCTCGGCTCCATCCGCGTCAACGCCTCCCTCCAGACGTGGCGGGACGCCGACGACGCGGTCCGGGTGGCCGAACTCGTGCGCGCCGCGAGCCAGTACGCCAGCGACGCGATCAACGAGCGGGACGTGTCCGTCGTGCCGCTGCTGAACGGCGAGCGGGACGCACCGGTCGTCGTCCAGGCGCGCCAGGTCACCGACGCCGACGCGAAGGCGTTCACCGAGGCGGTCGAACGGATGCCGCAGGAGGACCGGTTGATACGCCGGGTCGCGCTGGTGCGGGCCGGGGAGCGGCAGTTGCCGAAGGTGCGGGCCGCCGCCTTCACCGAGCGGACGTTCGGCGTGCAGACCGAGGAGAGCTACTACGCCGTCCAGCACCCGCTGATGGAGATGTCCAACGAGCTGGGGTACGGCCGCTCCAACCAGTCGAGCTTCGGCCGCTCCCTGTACGCGATCTCCCTCACGCAGGCCGCCGAGTCGCTGATCCGGTCCATCGGCACCCACCTCCTGGTCGGCGACCGGGGCAAGCTCGGCCGGGGTGAACTCGCCGCCCAGCTCACGGCGTTCAGGTCGTACGCCTATCTCGAACAGGTCGCGCTGCGGGAGTACGCGGCGGCCGGCACCCCCGACGACACGACCCGCCTCCAGCAGGCGCTCGCGACGGCGCAGGCGCGCGGTCAGGAGCGCAACGCCCAGGCCGCCGCCGAGGCGAAGGCGGCGGGGCGCGCCTATGTGCCGCCACCGACGATCGCCACGATGATCGAGCGGATCTCCTCGGGGGCGAGCGCGGACGAACTCGCGCGGGAGGGCATCACCGCCGAGTCGTTCTTCGCGTCGTCCACGCTCGGCTTCGACGCCTACCGCAGCGTCCAGGTGCAGCTGGTGGACAGCGCGCTCGCCAACTCCATGGCGATCGCGGACAGTTCGCGCGACGACGCGATCCTCACGGGCGCGCTGGTGCTGGCGGCGATCCTCCTCGCGTTCGTGTTCGCGGCCTGGATGGCGCGCCTCACGAGCCGTGGCATGCGCAGCCTGAGCGCGTCCGCCATCGACATCGCCGAACGCCAACTGCCCGCGCTCCTCGACCAGTTGTCGCGCAACGACCCGCACACTGTGGACCCCCGGGTGGCGCCGATCCCGATCACCTCCACGGACGAGATCGGCGAAGTGGCCCGCGCCTTCGACCACGTGCACCGCGAGGCGGCCCATCTCGCCGCCGTCCAGGCCCGGTTGCGCGGGCAGGTCAGCGCCATCTTCACCAACCTGTCGCAGCGCAACCAGTCGCTCGTGGAGCGCCAGCTCGCCCTGATCGGCGAGTTGGAGGACCACGAGACCGACCCGCAGCAGCTGGAGAACCTGTTCCGGCTCGACCACCTCGCCACGCGGGTGCGGCGCAACGGCGAGAACCTGCTCGTCCTCGGCGGCGACCGGCCCTCCCAGCAGTGGGACCGGCCGCTGCCCCTGGTCGACGTGGTGCGCGCGGCCTGCTCCGAGGTGGAGAGCTACGAGCGGATCGAGCTGGCGGGCATCCCGGACGTCGGGATCGGCGGCCCGGCCGTCACCGACCTGGTCCACCTGCTGGCCGAACTCCTGGAGAACGCCACGTCGTTCTCCTCGCCCAAGGCGCCGGTGCGGGTGCTGGCGACACGGCTCCCGGACGGCGGTGTCATGGTCGAGATCCACGACCAGGGCATCGGGCTGCGCCCCGAGGACTTCGCCACGATCAACCGCAAGCTCGCCGATCCCCCGGCGCCGGACGAGACCGCCTCCCAGCGCATGGGCCTCTTCGTCGTCAGCCGCCTCGCCCACCGCCACGGCGTGCGGGTCCAACTGCGGCCTTCCGCCGCCCGGTCCGGCACGACGTCCCTCGTGCTGCTCCCGGCGACGGTCACCGACCAGGCTCTCCCGGACTCCGACACGCTGACCCTGCGCCGCACGGACACGGCGCGGGGGGCCGTGGCGGACCCGTTCTCGGCGTACGAGTCGTGGAGCGACCACACGCCGGCGGACCCGGCGGAGAAGGTCGAGCAGGTGGAGCGTCCTCAACTGCTGGCGCGCCGGCGGAAGAAGAAGGCACCCGCCAAAGCGCCCGCCAAGGCACCCACGAAGGACTGA
- a CDS encoding serine/threonine-protein kinase, with product MSDQKPVPPGSVTNEAGALRRTGAAPLRPGDPRRVGPYVTLALLGSGGMGRVYLGRAADDGPGLFAVKVIRPEYAEDPRFRRRFEREALVHDRIRTPRAPRLRGTGFEAELLWMATEYLPALDLADSVREDGALPTAAVWRLVAELGEALGVLAEAHVVHRDLKPSNVLLSDQGTHVIDFGIAKAVDVSAITGTGNRVGTPAYMSPEYLRTGHCDAASDVFSLAGTLIYAAVGRAPFGDGTGVDVMHRVAFEEPDAEVLAKVSASDPELGALLASCLAKDPAERPVPQALTEAAAPRLGTALWPEPLATRVRELREAYDVLHEMPVERVPLLRPRGHRPPLGATPPPGPVSRPAPPAVVIPDVADNGVAQTPGSLAYEAAEPAVEKGSGAAAGSGEATGPGGKAASGEKGPAVAGPGRRRRKRLIIATTGVSLCAVAAGTFVLTRPGTPAAAAPPKSVVTADGGSPSPGASASRSPGGKAISDPQGGSQTGTDGGESPTTPVSDGPDATPEHSPSASADPGASPDPGGPEPSATAGSPTPEPEPAGCAYYAGNGPVGPGASGKKVQQAQCLLVAKGYSTGGEDGGYGPGTEAAVRRFQRAAGLAETGSVDRATWSALRSG from the coding sequence GTGTCAGACCAGAAACCGGTCCCACCCGGCTCGGTGACCAACGAGGCCGGTGCCCTCCGGCGGACCGGCGCCGCGCCGCTGCGGCCGGGGGACCCGCGGCGGGTCGGCCCGTACGTGACCCTCGCGCTGCTCGGCAGCGGCGGCATGGGCCGGGTGTATCTGGGGCGCGCGGCGGACGACGGCCCGGGGCTCTTCGCGGTCAAGGTGATCCGGCCCGAGTACGCCGAGGACCCCCGTTTCCGCCGCCGGTTCGAGCGCGAGGCGCTGGTCCACGACCGGATCCGCACACCGCGCGCGCCGCGCTTACGGGGTACCGGCTTCGAGGCCGAACTCCTGTGGATGGCCACCGAGTACCTGCCCGCGCTCGACCTCGCCGACTCCGTGCGGGAGGACGGCGCGCTGCCGACGGCCGCCGTGTGGCGGCTCGTCGCCGAACTCGGCGAGGCGCTGGGGGTGTTGGCCGAGGCTCATGTCGTGCACCGCGACCTGAAGCCGTCCAACGTGCTGCTCTCGGACCAGGGGACGCACGTCATCGACTTCGGCATCGCCAAGGCCGTCGACGTCAGCGCGATCACGGGGACGGGCAACCGGGTCGGCACGCCCGCGTACATGTCGCCGGAGTACCTGCGCACGGGGCACTGCGACGCGGCGTCCGACGTGTTCTCGCTCGCCGGGACGCTGATCTACGCGGCCGTGGGCCGGGCGCCGTTCGGGGACGGCACCGGGGTGGACGTCATGCACCGGGTGGCGTTCGAGGAACCCGACGCGGAAGTCCTCGCCAAAGTCTCCGCGTCCGACCCCGAGTTGGGCGCGCTGCTGGCGTCCTGCCTCGCCAAGGACCCCGCCGAGCGTCCCGTCCCGCAGGCCCTGACCGAGGCCGCCGCGCCGCGTCTGGGCACCGCGCTGTGGCCCGAGCCGCTGGCCACGCGGGTGCGTGAACTGCGCGAGGCGTACGACGTGTTGCACGAGATGCCGGTGGAGCGGGTGCCGTTGCTGCGGCCGCGCGGTCACCGTCCGCCGCTGGGCGCGACGCCTCCGCCGGGGCCGGTGAGCCGTCCGGCGCCGCCGGCCGTCGTCATCCCGGACGTCGCGGACAACGGGGTCGCGCAGACGCCGGGTTCGCTGGCGTACGAGGCGGCGGAACCGGCGGTCGAGAAGGGGTCGGGGGCGGCTGCGGGGTCCGGGGAAGCGACGGGGCCCGGCGGGAAGGCGGCGTCCGGGGAGAAGGGGCCCGCTGTCGCCGGTCCCGGTCGTCGGCGTCGCAAGCGGCTGATCATCGCCACCACCGGCGTCTCCCTGTGCGCGGTCGCGGCGGGGACGTTCGTCCTGACCCGCCCCGGCACCCCCGCGGCGGCGGCCCCGCCGAAGAGCGTCGTGACCGCCGACGGCGGCAGCCCTTCCCCGGGCGCGTCGGCGTCGCGCTCGCCGGGCGGCAAGGCGATCTCCGACCCGCAGGGCGGGTCCCAGACCGGCACGGACGGCGGCGAGAGCCCCACGACACCCGTCTCGGACGGTCCGGACGCCACGCCCGAGCACAGCCCGTCCGCCTCCGCCGACCCGGGCGCCTCGCCCGACCCCGGCGGCCCGGAGCCCTCCGCGACCGCCGGGTCGCCGACCCCGGAACCCGAACCGGCCGGCTGCGCCTACTACGCGGGCAACGGCCCGGTCGGTCCCGGCGCCAGCGGCAAGAAGGTGCAGCAGGCGCAGTGCCTACTGGTGGCGAAGGGCTACAGCACCGGCGGCGAGGACGGCGGTTACGGGCCGGGGACGGAGGCGGCGGTGCGGCGTTTCCAGCGCGCGGCGGGGCTCGCGGAGACCGGCTCCGTGGACCGCGCGACGTGGAGCGCGCTGCGCTCCGGGTGA
- a CDS encoding ATP-binding protein, translating into MPPRAQFPAAKSATLDLTGSREGFAEARDFTHRTLDDWQLDHCLDDAVMVVTELAANAVLHALPHADTCDVRLRLTLRPAHLMCAVTDQSDDVPVYPPTVDPLLEHGRGLRIVEALSEHWGWTKRSPVGKTVWAMLATRGPA; encoded by the coding sequence GTGCCGCCACGCGCCCAGTTCCCCGCCGCGAAGTCCGCGACCCTGGATCTCACGGGCAGCCGGGAGGGCTTCGCCGAGGCCCGTGACTTCACCCATCGCACGCTGGACGACTGGCAGTTGGACCACTGTCTGGACGACGCGGTCATGGTCGTCACCGAACTCGCCGCCAACGCCGTCCTGCACGCGCTGCCGCACGCCGACACCTGTGACGTACGCCTGCGGCTCACCCTGCGTCCCGCGCACCTGATGTGCGCCGTCACGGACCAGAGCGACGACGTGCCGGTGTACCCGCCCACCGTCGACCCGCTCCTCGAACACGGCCGGGGACTCAGGATCGTCGAGGCGCTGTCGGAGCACTGGGGGTGGACGAAACGCTCGCCTGTGGGCAAGACCGTCTGGGCCATGCTCGCGACCCGGGGTCCGGCCTGA
- a CDS encoding DUF397 domain-containing protein — translation MENGVRASSLDARWTKSRHSNATGNCVEAAALPGGYVALRNSRDPDGPALVYTPEEITAFLAGVKDGEFDHLL, via the coding sequence GTGGAGAACGGAGTACGGGCGAGCTCGCTGGACGCCCGCTGGACCAAGAGCCGCCACAGCAACGCGACCGGCAACTGCGTCGAGGCCGCCGCCCTGCCCGGCGGCTACGTCGCCCTGCGCAACTCCCGCGACCCCGACGGGCCCGCGCTCGTCTACACGCCGGAGGAGATCACGGCGTTCCTCGCGGGCGTGAAGGACGGCGAGTTCGACCATCTCCTGTGA